Proteins from one Streptomyces sp. NBC_00390 genomic window:
- a CDS encoding polymorphic toxin-type HINT domain-containing protein produces the protein MRADHAAARQVPQAPLRSHNDISAQTVTAQAVLPAADQAEAKSTSAAAKRIAARAAAPTVLALTATATASATGDHQATPLAASSTWEAGGSSGAFTWSYPITLPPAAAGPGPSLALSYDSGSVDGRTANTNNQGSQVGTGFDLTSSYIERKYGGCDDDGQADKFDQCWKYENASLVLNGNASELVKDDTSGIWRLKNDDASKVTHHTGAANGDDGDDIVNGKGDGKGEYWKVVTGDGTTYTFGLNKLPGAATERTNSVWSVPVFGDDSGEPGHSAGTAFSDRAKTQAWRWNLDLVEDVHGNAATYWYKSETNHYAKNGDKTALASYTRGGYLDQIKYGQRSDTLFTGTPSNKVDFSYAERCTAADCSSLTEDTADNWPDVPFDSLCSASETDCKPTGPTFFTRKRLTGIDTSTWSTAAEPDAYKAVDSFTLTQDFQDGGDIGNSSDQHLVLKSLKRTGKNGTAIALPPIEFTYDMRPNRVDATDDIAPLSQPRISEIVSEAGAITSVTLSDPECVRGSKMPAAEDDNTLSCYPVYWPINGGDPALDWFHKYNVTAVSISDPAGQNEAVETSYTYEGPAWRYNDDPLTPEDQRTWSSWRGYRKVTTRGGDTDHTQSKTVKLFMQGMNGDKRLNGSTRTAVVEGIDVAGLDVSDATDHDQYAGQLREEITYNGAQPIAVTVNNLWSKETASQQKSYAHIKAHYVRTARTYGNTYLTASATWRRTSTSYTYDDVYGMTTRVDAAGDMAKSGDETCTRTWYARNTAKGLTALVSRTRVVAGSCLDAAGEVKTDDKLSLPANSDKRGDVLSDTAVVYDDPQAAGWSATQTPDRGLVTWTGRAAAYPAAIGTSDRTPALSGGWQMLTRTTYDTATSKMGRPLTVTNADGKTASTAYFPAASGPLTSVVVTAPKLTSNSQQHKTYTYMDPARGSVTSSLDPNLKKTENTYDSLGRITATWLPDRSKGAGDTASVTYGYHFARGSQPWTSVATLKADGTTYQTSYVIADALLRPLQTQTPSPLGGRVLTDTRYNSRGLAYETYADIYDNTSSPNGTYTRASYAHTPALAQTAYDGAGRPTTSSLTVLGEPKWETTTSYTGDSVATTAGQGGTASRTITDALGRTTETRTYAGTSPADTEYGAAAGTGTAYTSVNHTHTRDGLPTQITGPDNSKWTYSYDLFGRQTSTTDPDAGTTDTTYTVLDQIASTDDARTTTGALLYGYDELGRKTGLWQTSKTDANKLAAWTYDSLLKGLPDASTRYEGGTNGKAYTKKVMAYDTLGRPTSTQLTLPSDDPLVTSGAVAATSAFETAYRVDGTVKSTKEPAVAGLPGEIITPDYNPSGLPTGLSGTSGYLLGVSYSALGQVQQMTLGTSTAEGVKKAYLSNTFETGTGRLLRSYTTDQTHPWMPQDLNYTYDEAGNVTSIFDPATLGGTSKADHQCFTYDGLRRLAEAWTPRTADCATTARTTANLDGPAPYWTSYTYNTAGQRTSETQHTSTGNTTTTSCYSSARPHALTATTTAASCTGVAPQYEYDAVGSMERRLEKPGSTTSQSLDWNSEGKLSKLTENTTNTDYLYDADGELLIRRTAGGETVLHLGTTEVHTQGSKTWANRYYTVAGTTIALRSNETGTTKVTWLAADHHGTSSLAIDASTQTISKRYSTPFGVARGTPNGTWPDDKAFLGKTEDKATGLTHVGARQYDPGIGQFISVDPILNTAEAQSLNGYSYAGNNPTTLSDPTGLDFGCGGGGSCEYTDTGSNKKPHDESKPDAPLGSNGGLGKPGSQPKPVAPSTKLGEDIIFGDRPDMGSLPEDIVIDWSEQLYEGDSYGNYLTSLGTGQWQLCLGGGNGCYDWDGPLPGRDPLEPWQAISLMILQSLLEPGSGGKNAPRVINVALKGRAGSVVARATANCMRCFLAGTDVLMADGSTKNIEDVELGDEVLATDPVTGETGARRVTDLIVTEHDKHFNELTVSTHKGQKKLTATHEHPFWSPSEKRWVEARDLRPGMTLLSVDGSPVGILDNRPYTQYARTYNLTVDDLHTYYVLAGETPVLVHNTCFNMISLGRGSMLSPAGLVYNAGSKHGHRLRHVLNHGTRGTTDPSKPLHTQFNSYGRELLRTVDEAWMLRGKPHNVSGTDEYIIPMGRPIGTQGQESVKIIVEEGSSRILTAHPV, from the coding sequence GTGCGCGCTGACCACGCCGCAGCACGCCAAGTGCCGCAAGCGCCGCTGCGCTCCCACAACGACATCTCTGCACAGACCGTCACCGCCCAGGCCGTCCTGCCTGCCGCGGACCAGGCGGAAGCGAAGTCCACGTCTGCGGCCGCGAAGCGCATCGCTGCCCGGGCTGCCGCGCCCACCGTGCTGGCACTGACCGCCACCGCGACCGCCTCGGCGACCGGCGACCACCAAGCCACCCCGCTGGCAGCCTCCTCCACATGGGAGGCCGGAGGCTCCTCCGGTGCGTTCACCTGGTCGTATCCGATCACCCTGCCGCCGGCGGCGGCCGGCCCGGGACCCTCACTGGCCCTGTCTTACGACTCCGGCAGCGTCGACGGACGGACCGCGAACACCAACAACCAAGGCTCCCAAGTCGGTACGGGCTTCGACCTCACCTCGTCCTACATCGAGCGCAAGTACGGCGGTTGTGACGACGACGGTCAGGCCGACAAGTTCGATCAGTGCTGGAAGTACGAAAACGCCTCACTCGTCCTCAACGGCAACGCCAGCGAGCTCGTCAAGGACGACACCAGCGGCATCTGGAGACTCAAGAACGACGACGCCTCCAAAGTGACCCACCACACCGGCGCCGCCAACGGCGACGACGGGGACGACATCGTCAACGGGAAGGGCGATGGCAAGGGCGAGTACTGGAAGGTCGTCACCGGCGACGGCACCACGTACACCTTCGGCCTGAACAAGCTGCCCGGCGCCGCGACCGAGCGCACCAACTCCGTCTGGTCGGTACCGGTCTTCGGTGACGACTCCGGCGAACCCGGCCACTCGGCCGGCACAGCCTTCTCCGACCGTGCCAAGACCCAAGCCTGGCGCTGGAACCTGGACCTCGTCGAAGACGTGCACGGCAATGCCGCCACCTACTGGTACAAGAGCGAGACCAACCACTACGCCAAGAACGGCGACAAGACCGCACTGGCCTCCTATACGCGCGGCGGTTATCTGGACCAGATCAAGTACGGGCAGCGCTCCGACACCCTGTTCACCGGTACTCCCTCGAACAAGGTCGATTTCTCCTACGCCGAGCGCTGCACCGCCGCGGACTGCTCCTCGCTGACCGAAGACACCGCTGACAACTGGCCCGACGTCCCCTTCGACTCCCTGTGCTCGGCGAGTGAGACCGACTGTAAGCCCACCGGGCCCACCTTCTTCACCCGCAAGCGACTGACCGGGATCGATACCAGCACCTGGTCGACCGCAGCCGAGCCCGATGCCTACAAGGCAGTGGACAGCTTCACCCTGACGCAGGATTTCCAGGACGGCGGTGACATCGGCAACAGCTCCGACCAGCACCTGGTCCTGAAGTCTCTGAAGCGCACGGGCAAGAACGGCACCGCCATCGCCCTGCCGCCAATCGAGTTCACCTACGACATGCGGCCAAACCGCGTGGACGCGACGGACGACATCGCGCCGCTGTCCCAGCCGCGCATCAGCGAGATCGTCTCCGAAGCCGGCGCGATCACCTCGGTTACGCTGTCCGACCCCGAATGCGTGCGCGGAAGCAAAATGCCGGCCGCGGAGGACGACAACACGCTCTCGTGCTATCCCGTCTACTGGCCCATCAACGGCGGCGACCCTGCGCTGGACTGGTTCCACAAGTACAACGTCACGGCCGTCTCCATCTCCGACCCAGCCGGCCAGAACGAGGCCGTGGAAACCTCCTACACCTACGAGGGCCCGGCCTGGCGCTACAACGACGACCCGCTCACCCCTGAGGACCAGCGCACGTGGTCAAGCTGGCGCGGCTACCGCAAGGTGACCACCCGCGGCGGCGACACCGATCACACCCAGTCCAAGACGGTGAAGCTGTTCATGCAGGGCATGAACGGCGACAAGCGCCTGAACGGCTCCACCCGCACCGCCGTCGTCGAGGGCATCGACGTGGCCGGCCTGGATGTCAGCGACGCCACCGACCACGACCAGTACGCCGGCCAACTGCGCGAGGAAATCACCTACAACGGCGCCCAGCCAATCGCGGTCACGGTCAACAACCTCTGGAGCAAGGAAACCGCGAGCCAGCAGAAGTCCTACGCCCACATCAAGGCGCACTACGTCCGCACGGCCCGCACCTACGGCAACACCTACCTGACCGCCTCTGCCACATGGCGGCGCACCTCCACCAGCTACACCTACGACGACGTCTACGGCATGACCACGCGGGTCGACGCCGCAGGCGACATGGCCAAGTCCGGCGACGAGACCTGCACACGCACCTGGTACGCACGCAACACCGCCAAGGGCCTCACCGCCCTCGTGTCCCGCACCCGGGTCGTGGCCGGCTCCTGCCTCGACGCCGCAGGCGAGGTCAAGACCGACGACAAGCTCAGCCTGCCCGCGAACTCCGACAAACGCGGCGACGTCCTGTCCGACACCGCCGTGGTCTACGACGATCCTCAGGCAGCCGGCTGGTCGGCCACTCAAACACCCGACCGGGGACTCGTCACCTGGACCGGGCGGGCTGCCGCCTACCCGGCTGCGATCGGCACCAGCGACCGTACCCCGGCCCTCAGCGGCGGCTGGCAGATGCTCACCCGCACCACCTATGACACGGCCACCAGCAAAATGGGCCGGCCGCTCACCGTCACCAACGCCGACGGCAAGACCGCCAGCACCGCCTACTTCCCGGCCGCCTCCGGACCCCTGACCTCGGTCGTCGTCACGGCACCCAAGCTCACCTCCAACAGCCAGCAGCACAAGACCTACACCTACATGGACCCGGCCCGAGGCTCGGTCACCAGCAGCCTCGATCCGAATCTGAAGAAGACCGAGAACACCTACGACTCCCTTGGCCGCATCACCGCCACCTGGCTGCCCGACCGCAGCAAGGGCGCAGGCGACACCGCGTCCGTCACCTACGGCTACCACTTCGCCCGCGGCAGCCAGCCCTGGACATCCGTAGCCACCCTCAAGGCCGACGGCACCACCTACCAGACCAGCTACGTCATCGCCGACGCCCTCCTGCGCCCCCTGCAGACCCAGACCCCCTCTCCGCTGGGCGGCCGTGTCCTGACCGACACCCGCTACAACTCGCGCGGCCTCGCCTACGAGACGTACGCCGATATCTACGACAACACCAGCAGCCCCAACGGCACCTACACCCGCGCCTCCTACGCGCACACCCCAGCGCTGGCCCAGACCGCCTACGACGGCGCCGGACGTCCCACCACCAGCAGCCTGACCGTTCTCGGCGAGCCGAAGTGGGAGACCACCACCAGCTACACCGGCGACTCCGTCGCCACCACCGCTGGCCAGGGCGGCACCGCCAGCCGCACGATCACCGACGCCCTCGGCCGCACCACCGAAACCCGCACCTACGCGGGCACCTCCCCGGCAGACACCGAGTACGGCGCAGCTGCCGGCACGGGCACCGCCTACACCAGCGTCAACCACACTCACACGCGCGACGGCCTGCCGACCCAGATCACCGGGCCCGACAACAGCAAGTGGACCTACTCCTACGACCTGTTCGGGCGCCAGACCAGCACCACAGACCCGGACGCGGGCACCACCGACACCACCTACACCGTCCTGGATCAGATCGCGAGCACCGACGACGCGCGTACCACCACCGGCGCGCTGCTGTACGGATACGACGAGCTTGGCCGCAAGACCGGCCTGTGGCAGACATCGAAAACGGACGCCAACAAGCTGGCCGCCTGGACCTACGACTCCCTTCTCAAGGGCCTGCCCGACGCCTCCACCCGCTACGAAGGCGGCACAAACGGCAAGGCCTACACGAAAAAGGTCATGGCGTACGACACACTCGGCCGCCCCACCAGCACCCAGCTCACCCTGCCCAGCGACGACCCCCTCGTCACCTCCGGCGCAGTGGCCGCCACCAGCGCATTCGAAACGGCCTACCGAGTCGACGGCACGGTGAAAAGCACCAAGGAGCCCGCCGTCGCCGGTCTCCCCGGGGAGATCATCACCCCCGACTACAACCCCTCCGGCCTGCCCACCGGGCTTTCCGGCACCTCTGGCTACCTTCTCGGCGTCAGCTACTCCGCCCTCGGCCAGGTCCAGCAGATGACCTTGGGCACCTCCACCGCCGAAGGGGTCAAGAAGGCATACCTCAGCAACACCTTCGAAACGGGCACCGGGCGCCTCCTGCGCTCCTACACCACCGATCAGACCCACCCCTGGATGCCGCAGGACCTCAACTACACCTACGACGAGGCCGGAAACGTCACCTCGATCTTCGACCCCGCCACACTCGGCGGCACGTCCAAGGCAGACCACCAGTGCTTCACCTACGACGGCCTACGCCGCCTGGCCGAAGCCTGGACCCCCAGGACCGCCGACTGCGCCACCACGGCACGCACGACCGCCAACCTCGACGGCCCTGCCCCCTACTGGACCAGCTACACCTACAACACCGCTGGCCAGCGGACCAGCGAAACCCAGCACACCAGCACCGGCAACACCACAACCACCTCCTGCTACAGCAGCGCCCGCCCGCACGCCCTGACCGCCACCACGACGGCCGCCAGCTGCACCGGAGTAGCGCCGCAGTACGAGTACGACGCCGTCGGCAGTATGGAACGGCGCCTGGAGAAGCCCGGCAGCACCACGAGCCAGAGCCTCGACTGGAACAGCGAAGGCAAGCTCAGCAAGCTCACCGAGAACACCACCAACACCGACTACCTCTACGACGCCGACGGCGAACTCCTCATCCGCCGCACCGCCGGCGGCGAGACAGTGCTCCACCTCGGCACCACCGAGGTCCACACCCAGGGCAGCAAGACGTGGGCCAACCGCTATTACACGGTCGCCGGCACCACCATCGCCCTGCGCAGCAACGAAACAGGCACCACAAAGGTCACCTGGCTGGCAGCTGACCACCACGGCACATCCAGCCTGGCCATCGACGCCAGCACCCAGACCATCTCCAAGCGCTACAGCACCCCCTTCGGCGTAGCTCGCGGCACACCCAACGGCACCTGGCCCGACGACAAAGCCTTCCTCGGCAAGACCGAAGACAAGGCAACAGGCCTCACTCATGTCGGCGCACGCCAATACGACCCGGGCATCGGCCAGTTCATCAGCGTCGACCCCATCCTCAACACCGCAGAAGCCCAATCCCTCAACGGATACAGCTACGCCGGAAACAACCCCACAACGCTCTCCGACCCCACAGGACTGGACTTCGGCTGCGGGGGCGGCGGATCTTGCGAATACACAGATACCGGGAGCAACAAAAAGCCCCACGACGAAAGCAAGCCGGATGCGCCTCTCGGCTCCAACGGCGGTCTCGGTAAACCCGGTTCCCAGCCGAAGCCGGTCGCACCGAGCACGAAACTGGGCGAAGACATCATCTTCGGTGACCGCCCCGATATGGGCTCGCTTCCCGAGGACATCGTCATCGACTGGTCCGAGCAGCTCTACGAGGGGGACAGCTACGGGAACTACCTGACCAGTTTGGGGACCGGGCAGTGGCAGCTCTGCCTCGGCGGCGGCAACGGCTGCTACGACTGGGACGGGCCACTGCCCGGAAGGGACCCACTCGAGCCCTGGCAGGCAATCTCCCTCATGATCCTCCAATCCCTCCTCGAGCCCGGCAGCGGCGGCAAAAATGCTCCCAGAGTCATCAACGTTGCATTGAAGGGAAGGGCCGGATCGGTAGTTGCAAGGGCAACTGCCAACTGTATGCGATGCTTCCTCGCCGGCACGGATGTCCTCATGGCCGACGGCAGCACCAAGAACATCGAAGACGTGGAACTCGGCGACGAGGTACTAGCCACCGATCCTGTGACAGGAGAGACCGGAGCCAGGCGAGTAACTGACCTCATCGTCACCGAGCACGACAAGCACTTCAACGAACTCACAGTCTCAACCCACAAGGGACAAAAGAAGCTCACGGCAACACATGAGCATCCCTTCTGGTCGCCTTCCGAAAAACGCTGGGTCGAAGCACGTGACCTTCGCCCCGGCATGACACTGCTCTCGGTCGACGGCAGCCCTGTCGGCATCCTGGACAACCGCCCCTACACCCAGTACGCCCGCACCTACAACCTAACTGTCGACGACCTGCACACGTACTATGTGCTCGCAGGCGAGACGCCGGTTCTCGTTCACAACACCTGCTTCAACATGATTTCGCTCGGCCGCGGATCAATGTTGTCCCCCGCAGGTCTCGTCTACAACGCTGGTTCCAAGCACGGCCACCGCCTCAGGCACGTGCTGAACCATGGAACGCGGGGAACTACCGACCCCTCCAAGCCGCTCCATACCCAGTTCAACAGCTACGGTCGTGAACTGCTGCGGACCGTGGATGAGGCTTGGATGCTCAGGGGAAAGCCGCATAATGTCAGTGGCACTGACGAGTACATCATTCCCATGGGGCGACCGATCGGCACACAAGGACAGGAGAGTGTAAAGATTATCGTCGAAGAGGGTTCAAGCAGGATCCTCACTGCCCATCCGGTATAG